One segment of Podospora pseudopauciseta strain CBS 411.78 chromosome 5 map unlocalized CBS411.78m_5.2, whole genome shotgun sequence DNA contains the following:
- the MSH6 gene encoding DNA mismatch repair protein msh6 (EggNog:ENOG503NU39; COG:L; BUSCO:EOG09260DP1) has product MGDKTAARTPAKTPSTAKKQGQAPSTGKQQSILGFFSKTPASSANAPNSSPSVKPTPSLKKASSSQCLQETTKSNSARRPPDATPVPSSDAPEPTSSQENRDVSTAKACVSKSRTTMRDTTTLPSSPSRKVKKAVNYAESSDEEDEEFIASLTSRKSRQRRPRAAVIDEDDEDTYEAGANEIEEEDDEMEDFVVSDDSDAPSRSKKRKRPAAKTSAPRKKTTNPSPPRSAAPDLDGDEPMEDVPPSTSTAQKWKYDPDSIDHDEPQETVVKATPAAKKPSSTPKPKPKAHTQEPEKRYPWLANILDGNKKPPTDPEFDPTSIYIPPAAEKQFSAFEKQYWDIKKNLWDTVVFFKKGKFYELYENDATIGHQLFDLKMTDRVNMRMVGVPESSLDMWVNQFVAKGFKVARVDQMESALGKEMRERDAKAKKADKIIRRELACILTAGTLVDGSMLQDDMATYCAAIKESVVDGKPCFGIAFVDAATGQFLISEFEDDVDLTKFETFVAQTCPRELVLEKSRLSTKALRILKNNTAPTTIWNYLKPDTEFWDAETSRRELECNGYFSNADNQEEVWPEKLEKVKEKDLLMSALGGLVHYLRFLKLERSLLSQGNFEPYNPIHRNGTLILDGQTLINLEIFSNTANGGVEGTLFNLLNRCITPFGKRLFRQWVCHPLCNIQKINERLDAVDMLSNDKSALAEFSSHMSKMPDLERLISRIHAGSCRPEDFVRVLEGFEQIDYTMNFLGAFGGGNGLVDRLISCMPDLKEPLGYWETAFDRKKARDSKVLIPERGIEEDYDNSEDELNRIKEELAQLLEKQKTALKCRQLKFTDVGKEVYQIEVPKSTKVPSSWRQMSATAAVKRYYFRELESLVRELQETEETHSQIVKEVASRFFKKFDVDYEVWLQAIRIISQLDCLMSLAKSSLALGLPSCRPEFVDDERSVLHFEELRHPCMINRVDDFIPNDVHLGGEQAKINLLTGANAAGKSTVLRMTCTAVIMAQIGCYVPAVSAKLTPVDRIMSRLGANDNIFAAQSTFFVELSETKKILAEATSRSLVILDELGRGTSSYDGLAVAQAVLHHVASHIGCVGFFATHYHSLATEFENHPEIRARRMQIHVDGGNRRVTFLYKLEDGVAEGSFGMHCAAMCGIPNKVIEEAEVAAKEWEHTSRLKESLERAKTGCYIPLGVLSDVASLLRVGGEAEVQERGVEVLLRAIEAL; this is encoded by the exons ATGGGAGACAAGACAGCAGCCCGCACCCCGGCAAAGACGCCGTCTACAGCTAAGAAACAGGGACAGGCGCCGTCAACGGGCAAGCAGCAGAGCATTCTCGGCTTCTTTTCTAAGACACCAGCAAGCAGTGCCAATGCTCCCAATTCTTCGCCCTCGGTCAAGCCGACACCTTCCCTCAAGAAAGCCAGCTCCTCGCAATGCCTCCAAGAGACAACCAAGTCCAACTCTGCGCGACGACCACCTGATGCTACACCTGTCCCCAGCAGTGACGCCCCTGAGCCGACCAGCTCTCAGGAAAACAGAGACGTTAGCACTGCCAAGGCAtgt GTGTCGAAATCGAGGACGACCATGAGGGACACCACGACGCTGCCCAGCAGCCCTTCCCGAAAGGTCAAAAAAGCCGTCAACTATGCCGAATCAtccgacgaagaagacgaggagtTCATCGCCTCATTGACATCTCGGAAGAGCCGACAGCGCCGCCCGCGTGCGGCGGTcatcgacgaggatgatgaggacacGTACGAGGCAGGCGCCAATGAaattgaagaggaggacg ATGAAATGGAAGACTTTGTAGTCTCGGACGACTCAGATGCTCCATCCAGatcgaagaagaggaaacgGCCGGCTGCCAAAACCTCTGCGCCACGGAAGAAGACCACTAACCCATCGCCGCCTCGTTCAGCTGCCCCAGACCTGGACGGTGACGAGCCAATGGAAGACGTCCCCCCGTCGACGTCCACCGCACAGAAGTGGAAATACGACCCTGACAGCATCGATCATGACGAGCCACAGGAGACGGTCGTCAAGGCCACTCCAGCTGCGAAGAAGCCGTCGTCAACACCCAAACCGAAACCGAAAGCGCACACTCAGGAACCCGAGAAGAGATATCCCTGGCTGGCCAACATCCTGGATGGCAACAAAAAGCCACCAACCGACCCAGAGTTTGATCCCACGTCCATCTACATCCCACCGGCAGCGGAGAAGCAGTTCTCTGCCTTTGAGAAGCAGTACTGGGACATCAAGAAGAATCTCTGGGATACCGTCGTGTTCTTCAAAAAGGGCAAGTTCTACGAGCTGTACGAAAATGATGCAACCATTGGTCACCAGTTGTTTGATCTGAAGATGACAGACCGCGTCAACATGCGCATGGTGGGTGTCCCTGAGAGCTCACTCGATATGTGGGTCAACCAGTTCGTCGCGAAAGGCTTCAAGGTCGCTCGTGTGGACCAGATGGAGTCCGCGCTTGGCAAGGAGATGCGCGAGCGTGACGcaaaggccaagaaggcggaCAAGATCATCCGACGTGAGCTTGCTTGCATCTTGACTGCCGGCACCCTGGTGGACGGCAGCATGCTCCAGGATGATATGGCCACATACTGCGCAGCCATCAAGGAGTCTGTTGTGGATGGCAAGCCTTGCTTTGGCATTGCGTTTGTGGATGCCGCCACTGGTCAGTTTTTAATTtccgagtttgaggatgatgtcgacCTCACTAAGTTCGAGACCTTTGTTGCCCAGACATGCCCTCGGGAACTGGTGCTGGAAAAGTCGCGGCTGTCCACCAAGGCCCTCCGCATCCTCAAGAACAACACTGCACCTACCACCATCTGGAACTATCTCAAACCCGACACCGAGTTTTGGGATGCTGAGACGTCGAGGCGGGAACTGGAGTGCAACGGTTACTTCTCCAACGCTGATAACCAGGAGGAAGTCTGGCCGgagaagctcgagaaggtcaaggagaaggacctCTTGATGTCGGCTCTTGGCGGGCTAGTTCATTACCTGCGCTTCCTCAAGCTCGAACGGAGCTTGCTCTCGCAAGGGAACTTTGAACCATACAATCCAATCCACCGCAATGGCACGCTCATTTTGGACGGCCAgaccctcatcaacctcgagaTCTTCTCCAACACGGCCAACGGTGGCGTGGAAGGAACGCTTTTTAACCTCCTCAACAGGTGTATTACGCCGTTTGGGAAGCGTCTCTTCCGGCAGTGGGTCTGCCACCCGCTCTGCAACATCCAGAAGATCAACGAACGTCTTGATGCGGTGGACATGCTCAGCAACGACAAGAGTGCGCTTGCCGAGTTCTCGTCCCACATGAGTAAGATGCCCGACCTGGAGCGATTGATCTCGCGCATCCACGCCGGCTCCTGCAGACCTGAAGACTTTGTCCGTGTTCTCGAGGGCTTTGAGCAGATTGACTACACCATGAACTTCCTTGGCGCTTTTGGGGGTGGCAATGGGCTGGTGGACCGGCTCATTTCTTGCATGCCCGATCTCAAAGAGCCCCTTGGTTACTGGGAGACGGCCTTTGACAGGAAGAAGGCTCGCGACAGCAAGGTTCTCATCCCCGAGCGGGGGATCGAGGAGGATTATGACAACAGCGAGGACGAGCTGAACCGCATCAAGGAAGAGTTGGCTCAGCTGCTCGAGAAGCAAAAGACGGCCTTGAAGTGCAGGCAACTCAAGTTCACCGACGTCGGCAAGGAGGTGTACCAGATTGAAGTGCCCAAGTCGACCAAGGTGCCTTCGAGTTGGCGCCAGATGTCAGCTACGGCCGCTGTCAAGCGGTACTACTTCCGAGAGCTGGAAAGCCTTGTCCGTGAGCTCCAGGAAACCGAGGAGACGCACTCCCAGATCGTCAAGGAGGTCGCGTCAAGGTTCTTTAAGAAATTTGACGTTGATTACGAGGTGTGGTTGCAGGCCATTCGCATCATCTCGCAGCTGGACTGCCTGATGAGCTTGGCCAAGTCGTCTCTTGCCCTCGGCCTTCCCAGTTGCCGTCCGGAGTTTGTTGATGACGAGCGGAGCGTCTTGCACTTTGAGGAGCTCCGTCACCCGTGCATGATCAACAGGGTGGATGACTTTATTCCCAACGATGTCCACCTCGGCGGCGAGCAGGCCAAGATTAACCTTCTTACTGGTGCCAACGCGGCTGGAAAGTCGACTGTTCTTCGAATG ACTTGTACTGCCGTCATCATGGCCCAGATTGGCTGTTACGTCCCGGCTGTGTCGGCCAAGTTGACTCCTGTCGACCGTATCATGTCTCGTCTCGGCGCCAACGACAATATTTTTGCCGCCCAAAGCACCTTCTTTGTTGAGCTGTCCGAAACCAAGAAGATTCTGGCCGAGGCTACGTCCCGCTCCCTTGTTATTCTTGACGAGCTCGGACGTGGCACCTCTTCGTATGATGGCCTGGCTGTCGCCCAAGCTGTTCTTCACCATGTGGCATCCCACATTGGTTGTGTTGGGTTCTTTGCTACCCACTACCACAGCCTGGCAACCGAGTTTGAGAACCACCCTGAGATCCGGGCGCGGAGGATGCAGATTCACGTCGACGGTGGGAACCGGCGAGTGACGTTCTTGTACAAACTGGAGGACGGTGTTGCAGAGGGATCGTTTGGTATGCACTGTGCTGCCATGTGCGGTATTCCCAACAAGGTCatcgaggaggccgaggtggCGGCCAAGGAGTGGGAGCACACCAGCCGGTTGAAGGAAAGCTTGGAGAGGGCCAAGACGGGGTGTTACATCCCTCTCGGAGTGCTGAGCGATGTGGCAAGCTTGCtcagggttggtggtgaggcagAAGTGCAGGAGcggggggtggaggtgctgTTGCGAGCCATTGAGGCGCTCTGA
- a CDS encoding uncharacterized protein (EggNog:ENOG503P3N7; COG:U), with amino-acid sequence MASLTLALLLALFALLTSADPSVPTQNTQFCNFGHPTGHADFCFGLSVKNHSSPKPNHDFHKDFHVSLSIRRSGKLGWTAVGTGPTMAGSVMVVVYGDPGRGRPTVSVRSVDGHHLPGTIDHQGVDGEMEEWEKPDGPATHAARVEVVCEKCDTFGSVQGWGGGGTGGSMPWIWAWNDHQDFEHDGDGFEVGAKLKMHRHREGSGGFGRFWVDMRRAALEGGRHEWDFEEKEGNRRVGTSDGPIGFGAWFDFVVRVWSLAKIHGVVMGVGFLGLFPLGLVMIRMNSGKGRPFKRHWRVQVLATTVAVVGAMIGGRLSKWHMPKTSHQWLGVGIVVGLVVQSVLGWRHHVDFVRIKRRTWISHGHIWLGRFLVAGGLVNVVLGMLLSGKGAGSVWLVVAVGVLEAAGLGYWLWRAERQRKQAAGEGEDGTEALALMPRSSDGGENYFALDESEEESSDEGEDGKMSDEESLRKRSVDSATSVKKSLAATKD; translated from the exons ATGGCCTCCCTCACGCTCGCGTTACTGCTTGCCCTcttcgccctcctcacctctgCCGACCCTTCGGTACCCACACAAAACACCCAGTTTTGCAACTTTGGGCACCCCACCGGGCATGCCGATTTCTGCTTTGGTCTGTCGGTGAAAAATCACTCAAGTCCAAAGCCAAATCACGACTTTCACAAGGATTTTCACGTCAGCTTATCGATCCGCCGATCGGGGAAGCTAGGGTGGACGGCTGTTGGGACGGGGCCGACGATGGCGGGGTCggtgatggttgttgtttACGGGGATccggggaggggaaggcCGACGGTTAGTGTCAGGAGTGTGGATGGGCATCACCTGCCCGGGACTATTGATCATCAGGGTGTCGATGGGGAG atggaggaaTGGGAAAAGCCGGACGGGCCAGCGACGCATGCCGCACGGGTGGAGGTTGTTTGTGAGAAGTGCGATACTTTTGGGAGTGTGcagggctggggtggtgggggaacAGGGGGGAGTATGCCGTGGATTTGGGCTTGGAATGATCATCAGGATTTCGAACATGATGGGGACgggtttgaggttggggCGAAATTGAAGATGCATAGGCATCGTGAGGGGagtggggggtttgggaggtttTGGGTTGATATGCGGAGGGCTGCtcttgagggagggagaCATGAGTGGGATTTtgaggaaaaggaagggaaCAGGAGGGTGGGGACGAGTGATGGGCCGATTGGGTTCGGGGCTTGGTTtgattttgtggtgagggtttggTCGTTGGCGAAGATTcatggggtggtgatgggggtggggtttttggggttgttcccgttggggttggtgatgatcagGATGAAtagtgggaaggggaggccgTTTAAGAGGCATTGGAGGGTGCAGGTTTTGGCCACGACGGTTGCGGTCGTTGGGGCGATGATTGGAGGACGGTTGTCAAAGTGGCATATGCCAAAAACATCACATCagtggttgggggtgggcaTTGTGGTAGGGTTAGTTGTGCAGAGTGTTTTGGGGTGGAGGCACCATGTTGACTTTGTGAGGATCAAGAGACGGACGTGGATTTCTCACGGGCATATCTGGCTGGGGAGGTTTTTGGTtgctggggggttggtgaatgTGGTTTTGGGCATGTTGTTGTCTGGCAAGGGTGCAGGGTCGGTTTGGTTGGTCGTCGCGGTGGGAGTGTTGGAGGCGGCTGGGTTGGGCTACTGGCTTTGGAGGGCTgagaggcagaggaagcaggctgctggtgagggggaggatgggacgGAGGCTTTGGCTTTGATGCCGAGGAGTAGCGATGGAGGGGAGAATTATTTTGCATTGGATGAGAGCGAAGAGGAAAGCTcggatgagggtgaggatggcaaGATGTCGGATGAGGAGTCATTGCGGAAGAGATCAGTGGACTCAGCGACTTCGGTGAAGAAGAGTTTGGCGGCAACGAAGGACTAA
- a CDS encoding uncharacterized protein (COG:S; EggNog:ENOG503P88H) has protein sequence MHFSQIIQFTLVLAGLACAAPQSNPLLETVMLSNGETTVAVQVEAMSPASTGSHIGGEILARGQLVSRQDSINCKGSSLCSNRQGFKDSCTTAKNKIEDTTYASGGAKSGTCSGNCGIFVQGKDCIATGAVMRNAYNAIRNNGCQACGSAHWNNGCYITINYITGC, from the exons ATGCATTTCTCTCAGATCATCCAGTTCACCCTCGTCCTGGCCGGACTGGCCTGCGCCGCTCCTCAGTCCAACCCTCTCCTCGAGACCGTCATGCTCTCCAACGGTGAGACCACCGTGGCCGTCCAGGTCGAGGCGATGTCCCCTGCCAGCACCGGCTCCCATATCGGCGGCGAGATCCTCGCCCGCGGCCAGCTCGTCTCCCGCCAGGACTCGATCAACTGCAAGGGCAGCAGCTTGTGCAGCAACAGGCAAGGTTTCAAGGACAGCTGCACCACGGCCAAGAACAAGATCGAGGACACCACGTACGCGAGTGGTGGCGC TAAGAGCGGCACGTGCAGTGGAAACTGCGGCATATTTGTTCAGGGCAAGGATTGCATCGCGACCGGGGCTGTTATGAGGAACGCCTACAACGCGATCCGCAACAACGGATGCCAGGCTTGCGGGTCAGCCCACT GGAACAATGGTTGctacatcaccatcaactatATCACCGGTTGCTGA
- a CDS encoding uncharacterized protein (COG:S; EggNog:ENOG503NXIG), whose translation MVGRPSTGTLPANAQRRVYFEGLLSSCRFNRGSFLHFPKLSPGIRDGIKRCHHHQAEAGRPAKRRHISTPAFPYQQVAPGFNMYECGNCYRRFPSGWRARNQHCEVTGHSIPDLSASLATSTSTTTGTALSTCGTTAIFPTNTTNARNASRFLRPSPRPPDMRLSAITIATSATAPSTISTHPPSDSPLISDCQRLANNLSGNGTFKYSSFGRHKTLAQYGSYAFGVEADEYWINSITHIGDQDIVEPEYGSGSDLHGPAFVHDAESQESVATDLLPACWTPCTPPKVLIVGAGPSGLLLALLLAKHSIPVKVLESASQLDQQPRAAHYGTPAIPEFIRAGIIDQLRANGLILSTMCWRDPDSHEIIAGFDASKVLSDVDGQDLRTHCYVLQDLDELMLKEVRKYGGEVEFDAEVVGVGQDEDGEVGGRAWVEVKRKGGEVEREEADYVVGCDGANSIVRRSLFGDQFPGFTWDAQIIATNTFYDFEGKFGWHDANFIVHPENFFMAARITKDNMYRITYGETPGLTREEYIARQPMKFQQMLPGHPKPDEYKIVNISPYKMHQRCAPKFRVGRILLAADAAHLCNPWGGLGITGGFVDVGGLFDCLVGIWENKAGEDILELYSEKRIEKWQTVINPISQENFRRVSDKDPRTRFERDEFMQLLKKGETDDVLLKDLLLGFMEVRYDFTQHYKVR comes from the exons ATGGTTGGGCGCCCGTCGACCGGTACCTTGCCAGCAAACGCCCAGCGCCGAGTATATTTTGAGGGCCTTTTAAGTTCTTGTAGATTCAATCGTGGAAGCTTTCTCCACTTCCCCAAACTTTCCCCTGGCATCCGGGACGGCATCAAACgttgccatcatcaccaggcAGAGGCGGGAAGACCAGCCAAACGGAGACATATCTCCACGCCAGCCTTTCCGTATCAGCAG GTCGCGCCAGGCTTCAACATGTATGAATGCGGGAATTGCTATCGCCGCTTCCCCAGCGGCTGGCGCGCCCGTAACCAGCACTGCGAGGTCACCGGCCACAGCATTCCCGATTTGAGTGCTTCACTTGCGACGAGTACTTCAACGACAACTGGGACCGCTCTGAGCACATGTGGAACTACCGCCATCTTCCCGACGAATACTACGAATGCGAGAAATGCATCGAGGTTTTTGAGACCCAGTCCGAGGCCACCAGACATGAGGTTGAGCGCCATCACTATTGCAACGTCTGCGACCGCACCTTCGACAATCTCAACACATCCACCCAGCGACTCGCCTCTGATCTCGGACTGCCAGCGCCTGGCGAACAATCTTTCTGGGAATGGCACCTTCAAGTACAGCAGCTTTGGCAGGCACAAGACGCTTGCTCAGTATGGATCTTA CGCGTTTGGCGTTGAGGCGGATGAGTACTGGATTAATAGCATTACGCATATTGGTGATCAGGATATTGTGGAGCCGGAATACGGGAGTGGAT CTGACCTGCATGGTCCCGCATTTGTACACGATGCCGAGTCCCAAGAAAGCGTGGCCACCGATTTGCTCCCTGCATGCTGGACGCCATGTAC CCCTCCCAAGGTCCTCATAGTAGGCGCCGGCCCCTcaggcctcctcctcgccctcctcctagCAAAGCACTCCATCCCCGTCAAAGTCCTCGAGTCCGCCTCCCAGCTCGACCAGCAACCCCGTGCAGCCCATTACGGcacccccgccatccccgAGTTCATCCGCGCCGGCATCATCGACCAGCTCCGCGCCAACGGCCTCATCCTCTCGACCATGTGCTGGCGCGATCCTGACAGCCACGAGATCATCGCCGGGTTTGACGCCTCCAAAGTCCTCAGTGATGTCGACGGCCAAGACCTGAGAACACACTGCTATGTCCTGCAGGATTTGGACGAGCTGATGCtgaaggaggtgaggaagtacggtggggaggtggagttTGATGCCGAGGTTGTCGGGGTTGGtcaggatgaggatggcgaggttgggggaagggcgtgggtggaggtgaagaggaaggggggggaggtggagagggaggaggcggattATGTGGTTGGTTGTGATGGGGCGAATAGTATTGTCAGGAGGAGCTTGTTCGGGGATCAGTTTCCTGGGTTTACTTGGGACGCGCAGATTATCGCTACTAAT ACGTTTTACGACTTTGAGGGAAAGTTTGGGTGGCATGATGCGAATTTCATCGTTCACCCGGAGAACTTCTTT ATGGCCGCCCGCATCACAAAAGACAACATGTACCGCATCACCTACGGCGAAACACCCGGCCTGACCCGAGAAGAGTACATCGCCCGTCAACCCATGAAATTCCAACAGATGCTCCCCGGCCACCCCAAGCCAGACGAGTACAAGATTGTCAATATTTCACCTTACAAAATGCACCAACGATGTGCCCCCAAATTCCGCGTTGGTCGCATCCTCCTAGCAGCAGACGCAGCCCATCTGTGTAACCCATGGGGAGGGCTGGGCATAACAGGTGGCTTTGTCGATGTTGGTGGCCTGTTTGACTGTCTTGTGGGGATATGGGAAAACAAGGCCGGTGAGGATATTCTGGAGCTGTACTCTGAGAAGAGGATTGAGAAGTGGCAAACTGTTATCAACCCCATTTCACAAGAGAACTTCAGGCGAGTGTCTGATAAGGATCCGAGGACGAGATTTGAGAGGGACGAGTTTATGcagctgttgaagaagggggagacggATGATGTTTTGTTGAAGGATTTGCTTCTCGGATTCATGGAGGTCAGGTACGACTTTACGCAGCATTATAAGGTCAGGTGA